Proteins encoded within one genomic window of Mya arenaria isolate MELC-2E11 chromosome 13, ASM2691426v1:
- the LOC128214235 gene encoding dihydropyrimidine dehydrogenase [NADP(+)]-like isoform X2: protein MSAQVSRDVPDIENILALNPRVPKNASLVSSAQTKQNKKHWKRNASKGCSSCPPLQNNFDDIKHTTLSERAALREAARCLKCADAPCQKSCPTQLDIKAFITNISNKNYYGSAKAIFSDNPLGLTCGMVCPTSDLCVGGCNLYASEEGPINIGGLQQFATEIFKEMRIPQIRDPSLPPTEELPSSYRNKVALLGCGPASISCATFLARLGYSDLTVFERETYIGGLSSSEIPQYRLPYSVVDFEVQLMKDLGVKVETGRALSTKDLTLNKLRDDGYKAVFIGIGHPNPNIIPIFENLTEEMGFYTSKNFLPRVSKASKAGMCACKSQLPALSGRVVVLGAGDTAFDCATSALRCGARRVFVVFRKGFTNIRAVPEEMDLAKDEKCEFLPFLAPRKVLMSNGRISGLECARSEQTDDGEWVEDDEQMIRIKVDYIISAFGSGLTDQDLKDAMSPVKLTRWGTPEVDTETMGTSEPWVFCGGDIAGVAQTTVESVNDGKQASWHLHKYLQSLDNQSVSATPSLPRFFTPIDTVDVSVDLCGLRFPNPFGLASAPPTTSSAMIRRGFEQGWGFALTKTFALDKDLVTNVSPRIVRGTTSGNMYGPGQGAFLNIELISEKTAEYWCQSITELKRDFPEKILIASIMCSFSKEDWTDLAIMAEKAGADALELNLSCPHGMGERGMGLACGQDPELVRNICRWVRAAVKIPFFAKLTPNVTNIITIAKAAQEGKADGVTATNTVSGLMGLKGQGEAWPNVGKSKRTTYGGVSGNAIRPIALRAVSAIANALPGFPILATGGIDSAEAGMQFLYAGASVLQVCSAVQNQDFTLIDDYVTGLKALLYIRAVEGLADWDGQSPPTPKHQQGKPVPRLQEIVGKGLPSFGPYQEKRTAIVDAHYRKADLLAEENKPAAIRPPLQPGKQVPSVKDVIGRALDMIGSYGDLNNREQVVALIDEDMCINCGKCYMTCNDSGYQAIVFDPETHLPKVNADCTGCTLCLSVCPIIDCIKMVTRTTPYVPKRGLPLRKPSEANIILTTN from the exons ATGTCAGCACAGGTGAGCAGGGATGTGCCGGATATTGAG aatATCCTGGCGTTGAACCCACGAGTGCCGAAGAACGCCAGCCTCGTGTCAAGCGCGCAAACTAAGCAGAACAAGAAGCACTGGAAGAGAAACGCATCAAAAGGATGTTCG TCCTGCCCGCCCCTGCAGAACAACTTTGATGACATCAAGCACACGACGCTCAGCGAGCGGGCCGCCCTCCGCGAGGCAGCCAG ATGTCTGAAGTGCGCGGACGCCCCGTGCCAGAAGAGCTGCCCCACCCAACTGGACATCAAGGCTTTTATCACAAACATCTCAAACAAG AACTACTATGGTTCCGCAAAGGCGATATTCTCTGATAACCCACTGGGTCTGACATGTGGGATGGTGTGCCCGACCAGCGACTTGTGTGTGGGCGGCTGTAACCTGTACGCGTCCGAGGAAGGGCCCATCAACATCGGCGGCCTCCAACAGTTCGCTACAGAG ATATTCAAGGAGATGAGAATACCTCAGATCCGGGACCCGAGCCTGCCTCCCACGGAAGAGCTTCCATCCAGCTACCGGAACAAGGTGGCGCTGCTCGGATGCGGCCCGGCGTCCATCAGCTGCGCCACGTTCCTTGCCCGCCTCGGCTACTCTGACCTCACTGTATTTGAACGGGAAACTTACATTGGTGGCCTTAG CTCGTCTGAGATTCCGCAGTACAGATTGCCATACAGTGTGGTGGACTTTGAGGTTCAGCTTATGAAGGACCttggggtcaag GTGGAGACGGGCCGCGCGCTGAGTACGAAGGATCTGACGCTGAACAAGCTCCGGGACGACGGCTACAAGGCCGTCTTTATCGGCATCG GCCACCCTAACCCGAATATTATCCCGATCTTCGAGAATCTCACGGAAGAAATGGGCTTCTACACGTCCAAGAATTTCCTGCCGCGCGTCTCTAAGGCCAGCAAGGCCGGCATGTGCGCCTGCAAGTCACAGCTTCCGGCCCTCTCAGGCCGCGTCGTCGTCCTAGGTGCTGGCGACACCGCCTTCGACTGTGCTACTTCCGCTCTGCGTTGTGGCGCCCGCCGTGTTTTTGTCGTCTTCCGGAAGGGCTTCACAAACATCCGGGCCGTGCCTGAGGAG ATGGACCTGGCCAAGGATGAGAAATGCGAGTTCCTGCCCTTCCTGGCACCCCGCAAGGTGCTCATGAGCAACGGGCGGATATCGGGTCTGGAGTGCGCACGCAGCGAGCAAACGGACGACGGCGAGTGGGTGGAGGATGACGAGCAGATGATCCGCATCAAGGTGGACTATATTATTTCCGCCTTCGGCTCGGGGCTCACCGACCAAGATC TAAAAGATGCGATGTCGCCGGTAAAGCTGACGCGATGGGGGACACCGGAAGTGGATACAGAGACGATGGGGACCAGTGAGCCGTGGGTCTTCTGCGGGGGCGACATTGCGGGCGTCGCCCAGACAACCGTGGAGAGCGTCAACGACGGCAAACAGGCTTCCTGGCACTTGCACAAATACCTACAG TCTCTGGACAACCAGTCCGTGTCTGCGACACCCTCGCTGCCTCGGTTCTTCACGCCTATCGACACGGTGGATGTGAGCGTAGACCTATGCGGCCTGCGGTTTCCCAACCCCTTCGGTCTCGCGTCTGCCCCGCCCACAACCAGCAGCGCCATGATCCGCCGCGGTTTTGAGCAGGGATGGGGCTTCGCGCTCACCAAGACATTTGCACTTGATAAG GACCTGGTGACAAACGTGTCTCCGCGGATTGTGCGGGGAACCACTTCCGGTAACATGTACGGGCCAGGCCAGGGTGCCTTCCTCAATATCGAGCTCATCAGCGAGAAGACCGCCGAGTACTGGTGCCAGAGCATCACCGAACTCAAGCGGGACTTCCCTGAAAAG ATCCTGATCGCCAGCATCATGTGCAGCTTCAGCAAGGAGGACTGGACCGACCTTGCCATCATGGCTGAG AAAGCGGGTGCGGACGCTCTAGAGCTGAATCTGTCGTGTCCCCACGGGATGGGTGAGCGGGGAATGGGGCTGGCATGTGGCCAGGACCCGGAGCTCGTCCGCAACATATGCCGCTGGGTCCGCGCCGCCGTCAAGATCCCCTTCTTCGCCAAGCTGACTCCCAACGTTACCAATATAATCACCATCGCCAAGGCCGCGCAGGAGG GTAAAGCTGATGGGGTGACGGCCACCAACACCGTGTCTGGTCTTATGGGTCTCAAGGGTCAGGGCGAAGCTTGGCCAAACGTCGGAAAGAGTAAGCGAACAACATATGGAGGCGTCTCCGGAAATGCTATCCGGCCCATCGCTTTGCGTGCCGTTTCGGCCATCGCAAACGCACTTCCAGGATTCCCCATCCTGGCTACGGGCGGTATTGACTCGGCGGAAGCAGGCATGCAATTCCTTTATGCAGGAGCATCTGTACTGCAG GTATGTAGCGCTGTCCAGAACCAGGATTTCACGTTGATCGACGATTATGTGACGGGCCTAAAGGCACTGCTCTACATCCGGGCTGTCGAGGGCCTCGCGGACTGGGACGGACAAAGCCCGCCCACTCCCAAACACCAGCAGGGGAAACCTGTCCCCCGGCTACAGGAAATTGTCGGCAAG GGCTTGCCGTCGTTCGGACCTTACCAAGAAAAGCGGACGGCAATTGTGGATGCCCACTATCGGAAGGCGGACCTGCTGGCCGAGGAGAACAAGCCAGCCGCCATCCGTCCGCCCCTTCAGCCGGGAAAACAAGTACCCTCCGTCAAGGACGTGATAGGACGAGCGCTGGATATGATCGGCTCCTATGGCGACTTGAACAACCGGGAGCAGGTGGTCGCCCTCATTGACGAG GACATGTGTATCAACTGTGGCAAGTGTTACATGACGTGTAACGACTCCGGCTACCAGGCCATCGTGTTTGACCCGGAAACTCATTTGCCTAAGGTCAACGCGGACTGCACAG GTTGCACGCtgtgtctgtccgtctgtccaaTTATCGATTGTATAAAGATGGTTACCAGGACGACGCCGTACGTTCCAAAGCGGGGACTTCCGCTCCGAAAGCCGTCCGAGGCAAACATCATCCTCACTACGAATTGA